Part of the Nicotiana tabacum cultivar K326 chromosome 20, ASM71507v2, whole genome shotgun sequence genome, TATTCTCCCTTCCAGGACAGTTCATTTAGAAACAGATTATGAATACAGTCTGagaaatccaccatttcactcATTGCTACTAGATTGTCATACATTCTATCTTGAGTACACAGCATTGCATTAAGATCTCCACCAATTATCCAAGGCTTTGCCACTTGTGTTGAAATGTCATTCAGGTTACTCCATAGAACTTTCCTTTGCTCAACTGTGTTGAAACCATACACTAGTGTTAGGCAAGCTTCAAATCCATCCATTCTCCCCCTTACTATGCAATGAATTAATTGAGCATATGTTTTTTCAACATCAATACAACATACCTTAGGATCCCATGTCAGCCAAATCCCCCATTAATTGCATTCTGATAATTGTTCTGAATTTTCAAACCAGGTAAAATGTTTTTGAGTACTCTGTTGGCTTTATTCTCCTTGACTATAGTTTCCAAAAAACTAGCTAATTTTATTTGCTTATTCTGTACAGATATCTTTAATTCTTTTTGTTTATATCTCTTATTTATTCCCCTCACATTCCATATCACCCAAGTCATTAAACTCTTATTCCCTCTCAGTATACTAGTAGCCAGAGTTGGGAACTCT contains:
- the LOC142174901 gene encoding uncharacterized protein LOC142174901; the encoded protein is MDGFEACLTLVYGFNTVEQRKVLWSNLNDISTQVAKPWIIGGDLNAMLCTQDRMYDNLVAMSEMVDFSDCIHNLFLNELSWKGEYYTRSNKQQADDRILSRIDRVFGNDLWMTNWGHVCTEYDVPLISDHSLMLLNIKTMRSTIKPPFRFFNVWTDHKEFGNIVMSI